Proteins encoded within one genomic window of Psilocybe cubensis strain MGC-MH-2018 chromosome 2, whole genome shotgun sequence:
- a CDS encoding Heat shock protein 60, mitochondrial — protein MCDTWTKGRNVIIEQAYGGPKITKGACSVVLGEAACLLTRVWLLVDGVMVAKSITLKDKFENLGARLIQDVALKTNKIAGDGTTTATVLARAIYSEGVKNVAAGCNSMDLRRGSQAAVDRVVSFLSAHAKTIMTTAEIAQVATISANGDAHVRGLIAQAMEKVGKEGKTIEDEIEITEGMCFDRGYISLYFITNTKSQRVEFEKPFILLSEKKFLLAVLKSQSLQGYTTMSLLSNSLDRLPDDVQSMYLSIMNRIDSQQGEYPLFAKRAMTWIMNARRPLTIAELQHALAIREGENSFHARDIPIQDMFSTSSCGIIEILPRSETVRLVHHTAYKFLNNHPEKLIQALHTFLGKACISYLTAFRFTMLDKLSYASFEALDAPLLDYAYQNWTFHVGKCDAESYPTEILVDFVLHTPNYPLFDSRIGFSWITPGHVIAYYGLRVPFCWEDSCNSRTTKRHTPLTLAALNGCTTVVKSLLESTCIDVNVQTNSGDTALILACKEGHHLIVNMLLLHKDINLNLWNKRGLTALMYSSILNRISIIRTLVSMRKINPNIQDVRGTTALMHASHIGNIDTVRALLACSNIDINATDLNGRTSLLYACLKDCTDVARLLLQHPSIDVNSQDDNGHTALLLAATKNSLQIFESLLGVPGLDPDLRDSNGLTALSVAIIRGHNSIAQALFMISKFRMEISGRQSLTALVRATVEGYVPIIDILFTSKIINPNVYIIGSEQLYELIRCQLRYLDTRHVEHAEGMTPLMLASSAGQKEVVKRLLTIPGIDVNLGNNPGSTLVEYNRGSNDHPPTMDSFPNGMDLRNTCFECSGLTALMFAASHGHVDVLQSLLAAPDINVNGRDSYKAMALMVTAPQWTSFFVFHRWM, from the exons ATGTGCGACACTTGGACCAAGGGTCGCAATGTGATCATTGAGCAGGCGTACGGTGGACCAAAAATCACTAAGGGTGCGTGTTCCGTGGTTCTGGGAGAGGCAGCTTGTTTGCTGACGAGGGTCTGGTTGTTGGTAGACGGTGTGATGGTTGCAAAGTCTATAACTCTCAAAGACAAGTTTGAGAACCTGGGCGCTCG CCTGATTCAAGATGTTGCATTGAAAACAAACAAGATTGCTGGAGACGGCACGACAACCGCCACTGTTCTTGCGCGTGCCATCTACTCAGAAGGTGTCAAGAACGTTGCAGCTGGATGCAACTCCATGGACCTGCGCCGTGGGTCTCAGGCCGCCGTCGACCGCGTTGTCTCTTTCCTCTCTGCACACGCCAAAACTATCATGACAACCGCCGAAATTGCACAGGTAGCCACTATTTCCGCAAACGGTGACGCCCACGTTAGAGGATTGATTGCTCAGGCGATGGAGAAGGTCGGAAAGGAGGGAAAGACGATTGAGGACGAAATTGAGATCACCGAGGGTATGTGCTTCGACCGTGGTTACATTTCACTCTACttcatcaccaacaccaagtCCCAACGCGTCGAGTTCGAGAAGCCCTTCATCCTGCTTTCTGAGAAGAA GTTCCTCCTTGCGGTGCTCAAGTCACAGTCCTTACAGGGATACACCACCATGTCCTTGTTATCAAACAGTTTGGACAGACTCCCTGACGACGTGCAATCAATGTACCTCTCCATAATGAACAGGATTGATTCCCAACAGGGCGAGTATCCATTATTTGCAAAACGTGCCATGACGTGGATTATGAATGCTCGTCGTCCATTAACAATCGCCGAGCTCCAACATGCACTTGCTATCCGGGAGGGGGAGAATTCGTTCCACGCAAGGGACATTCCTATACAAGACATGTTTAGCACTTCGTCCTGTGGGATCATTGAAATTCTGCCCCGAAGTGAAACTGTGCGCCTCGTCC ACCATACAGCATACAAGTTTTTGAATAATCATCCTGAGAAGCTGATCCAAGCACTGCATACATTTCTTGGAAAGGCTTGCATTTCTTACCTTACTGCGTTCCGCTTCACAATGCTAGACAAGCTGTCATATGCGTCCTTTGAAGCTCTT GACGCACCTCTCCTCGACTATGCGTATCAGAATTGGACTTTTCACGTCGGCAAGTGTGATGCAGAGTCTTACCCCACGGAAATCCTGGTTGATTTTGTGCTTCATACCCCCAATTATCCGTTGTTTGACTCTCGCATTGGTTTCAGTTGGATCACTCCTGGCCATGTCATTGCTTACTATGGTCTTCGGGTTCCGTTCTGCTGGGAAGACTCGTGCAATTCTCGCACGACCAAGAGGCATACTCCTCTCACACTTGCTGCACTAAATGGGTGCACCACAGTGGTCAAGTCTCTTCTCGAATCTACTTGTATTGACGTAAATGTACAGACAAACAGCGGGGACACTGCGCTCATTCTCGCGTGTAAGGAAGGCCATCACTTaattgtcaacatgctccttcttcacaaagacaTCAATCTCAATTTATGGAACAAAAGGGGCCTTACAGCGTTAATGTACTCGTCCATTCTTAATCGAATCAGTATCATCCGCACACTTGTTTCGATGAGGAAAATTAATCCGAATATCCAGGACGTCAGAGGCACTACTGCTCTCATGCATGCATCACATATAGGCAACATTGACACTGTCCGCGCCCTGCTTGCTTGCTCCAACATTGATATCAATGCCACCGATCTGAATGGACGCACGTCACTTCTATACGCCTGCTTAAAAGATTGTACAGATGTCGCTAGACTCTTACTCCAACATCCTAGTATTGATGTGAACTCTCAAGACGACAACGGACACACTGCACTCCTACTTGCTGCCACCAAGAATTCTTTACAAATATTCGAAAGCCTTCTAGGAGTCCCTGGACTTGATCCCGACTTGAGGGACAGCAATGGGCTTACGGCTCTATCTGTTGCAATAATTCGTGGCCACAACAGTATTGCACAGGCTCTGTTCATGATCTCAAAATTCAGGATGGAAATATCCGGTCGGCAAAGTCTCACTGCCCTTGTCCGTGCTACAGTTGAGGGCTATGTGCCCATTATCGACATCCTTTTTACATCAAAAATCATCAACCCCAATGTATACATAATAGGATCAGAGCAATTGTACGAGTTAATTCGCTGTCAACTAAGGTATTTGGACACTAGGCACGTTGAACACGCTGAGGGAATGACACCACTTATGCTTGCTTCATCGGCAGGTCAGAAAGAGGTTGTCAAACGTCTTTTAACCATCCCTGGCATTGACGTCAATTTGGGTAACAATCCAGGTTCCACACTGGTCGAATATAACAGAGGAAGCAATGACCATCCGCCGACTATGGATTCCTTCCCTAACGGGATGGATCTCAGAAACACATGTTTTGAATGCAGTGGACTCACAGCGCTTATGTTTGCCGCAAGTCATGGTCACGTTGATGTTCTCCAGAGTCTTTTAGCTGCCCCAGACATTAATGTCAATGGTCGGGATTCTTACAAAGCAATGGCTCTCAT GGTCACTGCCCCGCAGTGGACGTCCTTCTTTGTTTTCCACAGGTGGATGTAA